GGTTCAGCACCGCCGGAAGTTTCATCATAAAAAAACACCCCCGTTTTCCCTATGTAATCTGTGAGATGGAGACAGCACGCGGGTGCTCAAGATCTGTAACGGGCGGATGCTCGTTCTGCACAGAGTCAGTCTATGGTGAACCTGTTTTCAGAAGCATGGAGGGCATATTTGCGGAAGCCGGGGCACTTCATGAGAATGGTGCGCAGCATATCAGAGTCGGGAGGCAGCCCGACATCCTGGCATACGGAGCAAAGACCGGAGATGAATTTCCGGAACCAAAACCCGACATTATTGAGAGGCTCTTCTCCGGAATAAGAAAAAATGCACCCAGCCTCCATACACTGCATATAGACAATGTGAATCCCGGCACAATTGCAGCCCATGAGGAAGAGGCAAAGGAAGCTCTGAGGGCGATTGTCAGATGGCATACAGCAGGGGATGTCGCGGCATTCGGCCTGGAGTCAGCCGATCCTGCGGTAGTCTCTGCAAACAACCTCAAAGCCTCAGCAGAAGAGGTCATGAGAGCCATTGAAATTGTAAACGAAGTCGGAGCAGTAAGAAGAGACGGAATACCGGAACTCCTGCCGGGGATAAATTTCGTCACCGGACTTTTGGGTGAGACGGCTGATACGTACCGGCTCAACCTTGAATTCCTGCGCGAAGTTGTCAGGCGGGGGCTGCTTGTCAGAAGGGTAAATATCCGGCAGGTGATGCCATTTGAGGGAACGGACGCTTATGAGAAGAATACAATCGGCATGCACGATAAGGAATTTAAGGCATTTAAGGATGATGTCCGCCGGAATTTTGACCTGCCTATGTTAAAGAGAGTATTCCCGGCAGGGACCATCCTTAAGGAGATATTCATCGAGGAGAGCGGCAAAACCTCATTCGGGCGGCAGATGGGATCATACCCGATACTTGTCGGAATTCCGGAGGAGACAGAAGAGGGAACTGTCACTGATGCAGCAGTCACAGACTGGGGATTTAGATCAGTAACCGCAATGACAGTTCCGGTCAGGATAAATGAACTGAGCATTCATGCTCTGAAGTATCTGCCCGGAGTCGGGAAGAAGAGGGCGGCATCCATCATTTCAAAGCGGCCGTTTAAAAATATTGAAGAATTCAGAAAAATCACGGGTGAGACACCCGTTGATGACATAATAAAATTCTGATCTGCATTGCAGGCATCTATCAGAGTGGTCGTCCCGGTGAGACACCCGTTGATGAGATAATAAAATACTGAGACAAGAATTTTTTTCAGACGTTTTTTCTTTTATCCCCGGAATGTTCCTTAATCTCAAGGAATTTCAGGATGTCTGTCCTTGTGACGATGCCGGCGACCCTGCCGTTTTTCACCACCGGAATTCTGCCTATATTCTGCACCGACATGAGCTTAAGCACATCTGCGAGCGGCTGTGACGGTGAAACGGTTAAAAGATCGGATGACATCACATCCCCGACAACCAGGGCTTCACTGTCGATGGAAGAGCGGGAACCGGCGTCTGTAAGAGTGACCATACCTACGAGGTCCTGCCCCTCCATAACAGGAAAGCCAAGATGCCTCGTCTGATACATGAGGTCAACAAGCTCTGAGAGCGGCATACGCGGGCTTACAACCGTCACAGGAGAGGACATTGCATCCTTCACATAGACATCCTTTAAAAGCTCATTATACCTCATCACTGATGCCTCCTGCCCGGCACCGAGATAGACAAAGACTGCGATTATGATGAGCACAGGACTGAATACCAAAAGTCCGACTATGCCGAATATTATCGCAAAACCCCGGCCGACATCCGCCGCTATTTTTGTCGCCCGGTGAATCGGCATCCTCTTTGCAAGAAGTGCCCTGAGCACCCTGCCGCCGTCCATTGGAAAGGCCGGAATGAGGTTGAAGAGGAAGAGAAGGACATTTAAAAAGCCGAGATAGCCGAGGATATAGAATATAAGTGAGGCATATGCGGGCTGCTGGATTGTAACAAAAGAGATATAAGCCGCTGCCGAGGTCAGAATTCCGATAATGAGGCTTGCAACCGGCCCTGCAAGCGCCATAGGGAGTTCCACAGCAGGATCGGGCGATTTGCCTTCATCTATTGAAGATATGCCGCCAAGTATCAGCAGGGTAATACCCGTAACTTCAAGCCCTTTTGAGAGCGCAACAACAGAATGTGCCAGCTCATGTATCAGTACACCTGCAAAAAGGGATATTGTCACAACAGCGCCGAGAACATAGGGCATAGTTCCGGCAGTGATAAGCGAGAGGTCCATCCCGTAAGGCAGACCGTAGATATCCTCAAGAAAGGATGCGCTGTATTCAATCTGGTAGCCGATTATATATGTAAAAAGGGGAATTACCAGAAGAAACGTGAAATGTAACCTGATAGGAATACCAAACAGTCTCCCAATCTGTATTGAATCCTGCATTGAGATAGATTATATTTTTAAATATTAAGTATTATACCTTCAACCGGTAACGATGAAAACACAAATCACCGAACTCTTCGGGGTAGAGGTCTATACAGACAAGGCTGTCCGTGTCGGAACGGTAGATGATGCCATACTGAATATTGACACAAAAAAAGTAGATGCTCTTGCCGTTGGCGACTTAAATCCTGAACTTGTTCAGATGAAAGGATTCACCGGAATTAAAGTGCCCTACA
The sequence above is a segment of the Methanoplanus limicola DSM 2279 genome. Coding sequences within it:
- a CDS encoding PRC-barrel domain-containing protein yields the protein MKTQITELFGVEVYTDKAVRVGTVDDAILNIDTKKVDALAVGDLNPELVQMKGFTGIKVPYRIIKSIGDIIIIRHFTNMFPKNESK
- a CDS encoding radical SAM protein gives rise to the protein MRSDNSESKEAQAVIIDGYVDEPACLGVSPYISPYVRYAAGVCAERGFNTGYYTIDQLRKNPAIFSELKRSDCVIVISGVTVPGKYFAGTPATATEIMQIGESLTEPETFFGGPLNLGYSGGGGHYAEKQCFSSYDHILEGEIGSALDNALSGRKPEGKLNYEKIDRFSTAGSFIIKKHPRFPYVICEMETARGCSRSVTGGCSFCTESVYGEPVFRSMEGIFAEAGALHENGAQHIRVGRQPDILAYGAKTGDEFPEPKPDIIERLFSGIRKNAPSLHTLHIDNVNPGTIAAHEEEAKEALRAIVRWHTAGDVAAFGLESADPAVVSANNLKASAEEVMRAIEIVNEVGAVRRDGIPELLPGINFVTGLLGETADTYRLNLEFLREVVRRGLLVRRVNIRQVMPFEGTDAYEKNTIGMHDKEFKAFKDDVRRNFDLPMLKRVFPAGTILKEIFIEESGKTSFGRQMGSYPILVGIPEETEEGTVTDAAVTDWGFRSVTAMTVPVRINELSIHALKYLPGVGKKRAASIISKRPFKNIEEFRKITGETPVDDIIKF
- a CDS encoding CBS domain-containing protein, whose translation is MQDSIQIGRLFGIPIRLHFTFLLVIPLFTYIIGYQIEYSASFLEDIYGLPYGMDLSLITAGTMPYVLGAVVTISLFAGVLIHELAHSVVALSKGLEVTGITLLILGGISSIDEGKSPDPAVELPMALAGPVASLIIGILTSAAAYISFVTIQQPAYASLIFYILGYLGFLNVLLFLFNLIPAFPMDGGRVLRALLAKRMPIHRATKIAADVGRGFAIIFGIVGLLVFSPVLIIIAVFVYLGAGQEASVMRYNELLKDVYVKDAMSSPVTVVSPRMPLSELVDLMYQTRHLGFPVMEGQDLVGMVTLTDAGSRSSIDSEALVVGDVMSSDLLTVSPSQPLADVLKLMSVQNIGRIPVVKNGRVAGIVTRTDILKFLEIKEHSGDKRKNV